The DNA sequence taaattttagaaaaaaaataatattaaaaaaataatattttaataatattttattcaatttttatcttttatcttatctcatttatgTAATCAAATGGGTCGCTATAGTTCCATTATGATCTACTCCAAATATCCTAGAATTTGACACAAAAACCCTCCATCATCTATCAACAGGAGAAATCCCAACAGAAATAAATGGGAATCTCACCAATGCACAGCCCTGATcctaaataatatttgtaaataataagaCAACtatcaaacaacaaataaacTCCATTCCTTGCAGACATTGGTAATgcgtgaaaaagaagaaccacACCATTCCAGAAGCGTGTATATTGCTGGGGAACAGTAAATTTCATGTACAGAttccaaaaattctaaaaagacGGAAGCTTGGCAACAGAACCCAATACGATCTACACAAAAAAGTGCAGGCAGACGACAATACATGTCCATGCCCCCCATAGAAAATTTAGTTCTTTCATGCGTTCTTGCTCACAGAGCCAACCCATCAAACCCACGAGAAAAAAACGAAATGACAAAATCCCAATAACACCAATTTCCCCCAATGATcgattcataaaaaattttatctttaccTCTGTCCTCTCTCTCACCACCATTACATAGCCTTCGCTTCCTTCTTTCCGCTCAACTCCGCCTCCGCCGAAGAACAACACCCACCACCATGCTCATGATGGTGCCCATGCCCATGCCCATGCTGTCCATGATCATGATGGTGATGAATCTGCTTTCCCTTCAACTTCTTCCTCATATCATAGGCATCCTCCCCGTCCTCATAATACTTGGCCTCAACATAATGAATCTTGTACCCTAACGTCTCCTTATACAGATTGAAGGCCGCCCTATTGCTCTTCCTCACATGAAGCGACACATACTCGGCTCCATACACTTGCTCCATGGCGTTCTGTGCCGCGTGCATGAGCTTCGTGGCCAGGCCGAGCTTCCGGTGGGTGCGGAGCACCGCTAGGGAGGTGATGTGGCCGTGGCACTCGTTGCTCTCCTCCTTCATCTTCGCCAGTACGTAGCCGACGATGTGGCCCTTGTAGTCCTCAGCCACGTAGAGGAGCTTCGGCCACGTGAGGATGTGGTAGAGGTAGTATTTCATCTGGTAGTTCTCCGGGAGGCATAAGTGGTTGCAGGTCTGCATGTCCAAGAGGTCATATGCGGTGGCTTTGCGTATGCACACCATTTTTGGGTCGGTCTTGATTTTAGCTGATTTGGTGGGTTGATTTTAAGGTTCAGGGTTTGTATGGTGGTTTTTGGATTTGGAAATTTCGTGGTGAAGAAGAGCATCAGCCGATCAAGCAGTCCAAAGGAGACAAATTGTTTCGCCTGTATTAGGCTTTGCCTCTGCAATTTTGCATTCTGATTCGGCTTTTTTTCTTCCAACGTTTATTTGAGTATCTTTTTGTCTTGAGCAAGAATTGAAAGATCAATCGAAAGAACTGAAAGATATATTCAACGTTAAAAGTACCAGTCTTGAGGAggatttttataagaaaaaaaaagagtgaaaaaatcagtttttttctGTTTATGGGGATCACAAGCTTGTACATTTGGAACTAACTTATCCTGGATTGCTCATGAAATAAATGTAGGAAATTGATAAGCCCGCTCGAACTGTTTTATGTTGAGGGATAGCATTTCTTGATTGACAAACCTTCATTTTACTTCTCCTACCAAACGAACCATTGAGATATAATATGGATGCAAATCTTGGCCACTAAAAGacgaaaacaaaaaattgaaagaaactgAGACGTCCTTTTTATATGATCTGTTGCTGCATTCATATTGAAACTACAGTAGTACATCAGCTATGCAGATAGAAATACATAATGTCTAGGCATTAGATAAAGGTCAAGGTCATTTTGTATGGCATGAGATCCCATACTGAAAGTATAAGAAAAAGTTATTAGACCATAAAAGCATTTTGGTGGGCATGGTTGCTTGAGTTTGTGATCAAGTGGAGCATTGAATTTTGGCTTCTCTGTACCCATCTTGAACTGCAAATTCAGCTCAGCTTCTCATACGCACGACAcctacttttttttctctcttttggaCTGGTGCTTATGTGCATATGGATATCTCCTGATCGATGACCCAATTCAATCAGGAACACATTGAAATACAGAGCTtatgatataaaatattattattagaagGAGGAAGGAATAAGCTGGCTTTGAAATTGGCAAGTAGAAGACTGACATCATATGGTGAACTGAAAATGTGATGTTTCCTCGCCTCTTAAATGGAAAATCAGCATTGTTCTCTCATTTCTTGAATTTCCACAATCTGATGTACCTACTATTATGTGTGGTGACAACCTTGTTCATCCCAACAGCCAAGCACGTGATGGGAGGCCGATCACTTCTAGGAATGCTGTCGATGCAAGTATCTTCTGAAAGCCTCATTCCCTTCTTTCTTCCAATGGCTCCAAGGGAGTTTTGGGAGATTGATAGCATATTACCTTCCATAACGCAGCTTGAAAGAACTTGACCTGTGTTCTGGTCTAAAATGCGTAGCACACCATCTATTCCACCAACAACTAAAGTTGATGTGTCATTTCGTAGGTGTTGCAAAGAATATACAACATTTGGACTCACTCGTGTCTCCCATAGAGATCTCATTGTCCTGGAAGGTAAGATAATTACTGTTTACAGGAAACGTAATTCACCAACAACAAGTATTCATGATGAAATTcaaataattgttttgaaattgaaCTTTCTGcctatttatatgaaaaaatatagaactccaagaaaatcattatCTTAAAACAAGCAATTTCAGAGACAACAGCGTTTGTTGGTTGCAATATATAATCAGCTTTTGGTTGAAGATAACTTCCCACCATGGGGTTACAGCTATAATTTCATGATATCTTCTCCCAAATATATTGATTCTACAAAACAAGGTTATAGCTATTTCGTTGTAAAGtcaggaaaaagggaaaagaaaaataggggGCTATGGTCTCGAGAAAGTTATTGGTGTTTTTGACAACCACACAAACTGCACATTTAAAGATGATAGCAAAAAGCAATTGGATGGTAAACCGTGTAGATTCTTCTAAAAAACTTTAAGACCATGCTCTGAAAGACAGTTCGACTGTGTAAGTTGCATTCATAAAATAGTATTTGAAGCTAATACTTGCATACCTAAGGTCCCAACAAGAAGCATATCCAGCTGTCGATCCGGCAAACACTAGATGCGAGGAAGCATTGTAACACAAAGTCCTTATGCCTGTCAGGAGAAGTTGAAGATTCATGCACTTACAAACAAAGAACAAAGCCTTGGTACCTCCACAAAAATTGCTTCAAGCCAATAATATTTAGAGACAGAAGATCGACAAAAAGTGGCAACTTTCTTCAAAAACTGGAAGGAGATCTCAACCATTTTACTTCCCACGAATAAAATTAATACAGAAAGGGCAGATGAGCATATAGGCAGGAATTATCCTTATGTATACCTATATATTTGGAGGAATGAAAAGAAGGCACCAGGAAAACAGTCCATTTCTCTGGCATTTTATAACAGTATTTAAATGgcaaaaatccaaaacaatgATTGTCATGACAAGTGGGAATATTAACGGAGACAGGATAAGCCATCTCCACTTCGCACTTTCCTATGGTACGggtatttatcttttaatacacACTCATGCGCGTTCGCGCACATATATGTGAAAAAAAAGCAAATCAAAACCTAAACAGAGATGAGGAAGGACAACAAAATCAATGAATGTGTGATATTAATCAAATTctgaaagaataccaaaaggaaaagaaggcatATGCATGGCCAAATAAGAGAGCGGAAATACAATAAAACCTGTTGAGTCTGTCGATCTTAGCGTTGCTACCCGCTGATCAGATGAGATTCCAGAGATTGTGATGCTTCCAAGAGAGGAACCACTAAGTATCAAGTGATCATCGCTCAAACATAAGCATTTTACAGGTCCGGCATGCATCCTACAATTAGAAATTGGAAATATTCCCACATGACAATCCACAAACCATTTAATTCATTCTAATCCAACATGCTCCATTGAAAATGTTACCTTTCATACTTTCCGAGTCAGGTAGATTGTTCGGTCAAGTTTAATGAAGGCATTTGATTTCTTCATTATGGTTTTTCATTTGGATTTTGTCAGTAATTAGAATGTGTGCATGCCAGAGAAAATGGGAGCAATTCATGGTGGCATAGACGAGGCATTTTTCAGAGTAGCCATTCTCGATTCATAAAATAAGAGTGCTGTTATGATAGGACTTACTACTGAACCATAAATGTCAAGCGTAGGTTTAATTCATTGAAAGTTGAAAACTAAATATGGCAGACCAGGTAAGTTGCGTGCCAATTTGGTTCGGATGAAGACTTACATATCAAACCTACCATTTGCAACAATGTGCATGACAAAACTTGAATCAAACTTATGAATAACATAGTATTCAACCACAGAGCTAACCAACCTTTACTCCCAGATAACACATTTCTCTTCGATAATATTCTGAACCACTATGGTTTGGTTGTTTCTTTGAAAAAGGCAAGAGTGATGGATTCGTAATTGATAAGTTTCTCACTCTCGTACCTAATTATTCGAGAACACTTCCTACTGTAGATGTCAAATATACGAGCTGTCCCATCCTCGCATCCAACCACTGCCTCTGGATCATAGTAGCTGTAAccagagaaggaagaagattaATTTTGCACATAACAAGGAAATGTCCAAATTGTATGGACAAGTGAAAAAAAGTAGATGTGGATCGCAACCAGGCCCCCAAATCAAAGACAAAGGAAGATCTCTGGAATAAATCTAGCTTTTTAGTTTGACTATTAATGTCTGATACATAACGTCTTAATGATAAATTAGATATATATGTAGATACAAGTATACAATATTAGTTAATGGGTTAGATGCTTTGACTTGATATGGGTTTGTCAATGGATATTTAACTTCAATCATTCAGTAGCAAGAACGATAGCTAAAGCCAGAACGTTTCACATACCGCATGCATAAACCCTTCACAAAGGTGCCCTGACTTGAGGGAAATATACTTCTTTTCCCATTCCGGCTCCATATGCATATACGAGTACCGACCAAACCAACAATCTAAACAGATAAATCGTAACTCAGAAATTAGTTACCTAGAGAGATTAATCTCTTTGATAagtaatcaaatattttattaataactgCAAAGGGCGCAACCAAGTTCACAGAAAGTATGCAAGAAGAATCACCTTgagagattaataaaataatccataCACATGTCTCAATAAATCAAAACAACTTCCTGAGAACACTCATAGCAACTGAGATCAAAGATGATCTAAATGATATTGATTTATCATTCAACCGCAATCTGCATAAAGCCAAATTTATAGgaggagaaaaggaaaaaggaatgTAAACTTTATCCCTGCTATTAAACTTTCCAAGAAAGGTAGAAACCAAGATGCTAATTCTAATAGCATGTTGGAAAGATCTTTTATATACTAGTGTCCtagcaaatatttattaatattttcaacGAAGATGCATTCATGACCTTATTGGTCCTTTAACAAGAAGCAAGGATATACCAAACACATAAACTCAAATTCATACTTCGCAGTGGACTCTCACCAGTGATACATCAAGACTAAGCCATGCCCCTACAAGTTTGTTTATTGGAATAAGGTAGCATTATAGTGAAGTCTTACATACAACACAAAGTAAGAGCATACTGATTTGATCATGCTACCTTGCTCTCGTCAAAATCGAAGTCAACAAGAGGAATCGTGTCCGAAGCTGAATATTCTTCCACACATTTGTAGCTTTCTAACGACCAGAGACGCATCACCTATCCGCATTTACATCAGTTAATAGCATTTGGGTGCAAATAATACGAGgattaacattttaaaaaataggaaaagaagagaaaaggaaatTCAAGTTTGTTCtgaaatttcatataaaaactATCAAGAAGACTTGAATGAGGGAAGTGAGCATAAAAGGCTTGGTCATGACATGAAGACCAATTTAGTAATGTTCACAAAAGGTGATTTAATTTTATTcgaatgtcttttttttttttgataggtaatttTATTCGAATGTCTTATTAGgatgagggaaagagtaataCGACCCTTGGGCTTTGGCTTAGGTGGTAAAAGGGTAAGGTAAGATGGGGTTAGAACTATGGATCAAATGTTGCCAAGCTAAAAGAATGAAGGCTGATAAGAGTGCAAATCGAGCTTGAGAGGACAGAAAATTAGAGCACATTACATTACAATGCATGTCTGCAAgcctaaaataaaattgttcttGTTGCTGGAAAACTAAGAAAGTCTGTCCAGTGGCGGCTCAGGTAAAATCTACTCCTAGCAGGGagaattaaaagaaaacaaaagttgATTTCtcattgttaaaaattaaaaatccttAATGATAAGTTGTAGTCAATCTGAGTAGCAATACCTTGTCACCTACACCAGTAAGAATCAAGCCCATCTTCATTCGGCACTGATCAACCCTAAGAGAAAGCAAGGTCAGGTGGCTAATATTCCATCAAGATGCCAGCTCACACGCACACACTGACACACAAAATTCAGACACGTAGTTTGAGATATGGTTAAAATTTTAGGTTTCAGAATTCTCTAATAATAATTATTCCCCTGACCTTGCTTATATAGTCTTACTGCTTCTAACTCCATCTCAAAGGGGAATCCCGCTAGCTCCAACAGTTTTATTGCTTTCGATAAGCCCCcagaatttatattttgtaGTCATAATATGTAAACATTCCAAGAGCCAAATGCAGAGTCCAAAGACGAGTTTTAAACTCTCCAAGCGATACCATCAGACATTGGAAACTAATGTTCAATGAGTCAACACGCCCAAAGCCCTTAGGAATCGTAAGTAGAAAAGACACTGAACAGTAGAAAGAGGATTAAGTACTTACCCAGCTGAATGACCCTTCCAATGATCAACGTCAATCATACCTTCTAGTAAGGACAATCTGTGATGCTTCATAGCCAGCTTCTCTAAATACATCTTTAGTGATCTCTCTGAATACGTAGAGTTATTGgtaaaatccatggaatcccGCTGCTGCTTGGAGTAGAATATTTGCAGTAATTTAGATTTACTGATAATTGTATTCCTTCATAAAATTGGAAAACGAAGTCAGATACATAACAAGATTATATATGACGCAGAAACAATGGGAGAATGCTCGTAAGAAATTAAATTTTCCATTTGCGTATAAAACTCTCAAAATAAATCCAGAAACCAGCGGAAAGCACCAGAATTTGCAAACGACGGAACATCGAACGAGGTCGAAGAAGTCGAGAAACGCGAAGATCATGCAGAGGATATCATGGTCGAGGGATTGGATTGTGGTGGTCCCACCTTCTGATTTAATCCTCTTGCTCTGCGATCTTTCGCCGGCGGGAGCAGGACCCATTGGAAGAGGCCCTTTTGCTTCCGGGAGGCTCTCCAGTGCTCGGAAGCAGGAAAAATGTATTCTTTTCTGTGGGGGCGGTTCGCAGGTTCGGTATTAGTACGAAGACTATACGAAAATATTGCGGCAACATGATTCCGTCTTTACCTTTAAAGAATCGCCTTGTTCGCAACTTATGACAACGACCCTTACATTTAGGCATTGCCAGAACACTTATAGAGGCGAAATATCGCTTTTACAAGTCAAGAAATGGAAATATAAATGGAAATTTTCCCTGAGCTTTTCAAAACAAGATCTTAAACGCCAACCATCTCACATAAATTTAGAACCACCTCCTCACATCGTTGCCAATTCGATTCACTTGAAAGCGAGATCTTCTACCCATTCATGAGCATTATTCTCAAATTAGCATATTATTATAGAATTAAGTAGTAGTACTACCACGTTCTAGCTGAGCTGAACGCTGTTGATACAAATCAAACTAAATATTAAAATGTGTAGAGAATTTCTTAAGCATGTACGTTGCTTAGAAAAGCAAACTGCTATACATGAttaaatagtttatatataaatattgagcAAATTGAGGTAGTGATCAAAAGaatgaaattaataaaaataaatacattaattGTTGAACACTAAGTCGGTCTTGCCGTGTTAGGAACAGGGGTGCCATTGAGAAAATGACTGATCAACTAAGTCGGTCTTGCCGTGTTAGGAAGAGGGGTGCCATTGAGAAAATGACTGATCAAAGAAAGGCCTCTGGCAGGCTGGTAGCTGGGCACTTGATGCCCTGCTTCTCTCACTGTCGCGAATGTTAGGTCTCCCTTGTACACTTCTGTGTACCCACCAACCTGCAGTCATGACACAAACATCAGAACAGATCACGTACATTTTGATCATTACAAAACCAGATCATGTTTCGAActtgtgtgtgcatgtgtgttttCCTTTGTCAGTTTTAACTGATATCAAAGCTAGTACGTAATAATTGAATTAAATCCACCATTTCACGATAACAAAAAGATGATCAGAAGTTATATACTATGTATACCTCTCCATTCAAGTACCAAGCGTGCCATGCAGTCTTGACAGGAAGGTTCATTTTCTTTATAGAATACTTTGTTGAAGTAACTGGAACCCTTCCATCGATGTCACCACTGCATTTGATCCAATAAAGATGCAAAATCTTATTatctttacatatatatatatatatatatatagataatattgGCCGTGTCAAGAGTATAGGCTACGTTGATGCAGGAAAATACAATGCCAATgatattgtttgttttttctttaccTGAAAACCCAAACTCGAAGTCCATTGGCCATGAACTCCTGCAGAAGTGGAATAATGGTTGGCGGGCTATCTCCCCAGCCTGATATCACATCACTGCATGCTTCCCAGTCGTGTGTAAGCCTCGTTACATTGGCATGAAGAGCACTTTGAACATCAGGCCGATTCAGGTAAAAATATACGTAATTGTCGCTGCATGGATCGAATTGCAATATCTACACCAATAATATATAATGCACCAGTTTGATTTACTACATGatgaattatgaaaaaatttacttGCAGATGATCAAAGCTGTCAAATCTTTATTTTGCTAGCTGCTAGATCATGAACCTTTGTTAATTAGGTCTCTCGCTTTTCAATACTTCTCAGAAAAGATCAAATTAGGCTAGTAatgaaaaaaaaccaaaaaaaaaaaaaaaaacaaaaaaaaaagaaaaactgtcAGTTCAACTTACAGAAGCTTTCTTGGGCCTCTCAGTGACATTGGAAGAGAAGCAGCGAGGAGCATAGATGTTATAGATATCGAGGGAGGAAACAGCATTGTTGATTGCATCGTTGGAGTCAATGCACTGATTACTTTGAGTGGTGGCATTGGGTGAAGAATCACAAAGATTGATCACGTTATAGGCATCCTCATCTGTGACGAGAGCATGGGACGCAAGGAAATCATACATTCCCCGGTTATCAGTTTCCTCATTGATTACTGCATTTCCGATCTGCAAAACGTACATTAACAACATACGTACATACCAAAATGATATGTAAAATACTATACATGATATACTAACAGACAGTATATAGTACTCTATGCATGGGAAATAATGTAattttaattacaatttatcgcttgatcatgaaaaaaatatatcaacaaTTAACTTTGTCGCAGTACTACCCTATAGTCAGATCATAGAATATTGCAGATATGGACCTCAGAGCTAGCTGCTAGCTAACTtcatcatgatgatcatgagtACTAGCCCCATCATGATGAcctcttaatttgttttttttatatatgggTCCTCCATTAACAATGATATTGCATTGTGGAAGCAAAAATCATGACAACAGACTACTGagcatgatatatatacatagaaaGTTGACAATTGCTATCGATCGATTAGAACTTTTGCATGACTAACTGCAATAATTAGCTGCATATACATGATGATCGGTTGGTAGCACGTCTCCCGTAgcgatttaatatatattttgattaatgttattataacaaatatataatatatttgttaaaattaatgatataagtaacaaaattgttatatattcagcgtctttatatatatagtaccatATATTAATCTTTTTTAACATCCCGGCGGCCTCACGTAATATCAAAtaattcatgatatataagaaaaaaaacatcaaatattgctttaattatcatatatattaattatatagtatatagaaatggtgaaattaaaagataatttttaatcGGTACTTCGTTTGATATTTAGGCGTTTTACAAGGCTGTCATATGATCATGGGATATTTAAGCCCCATGATAGGTCTTTGCATGCATGCCATCATGAAAACGTAATTAAGAAAGAAAGTTAGATAGACAACATTATTAATGAGTTGTGTACGTAACTTAGTTCGAAGGTTGTAAAAGATCATGAGCATAACCACtactaattcattaatttcaaGCTGCATGAGTTgatctaatgatttgatcatcTAATTTGTCATGTATTGTGTGTGCATccaagcgagagagagagagagagagagagagagagagagagagagagagagagagagagagagagatgatgatgatgatgatgagagaCTTACAATGATTCCTTTGAGATTGATAATGGCCTTTGTAGCCTTCTTGTTATGGTGGAGAATGATATGTGCAAGCTGAGGAACATAATGGCCAGCATAGCTTTCTCCAGCAATATAGAAAGGCCGGTTCTTGTACTCTGGAAATCTCTCTAACCAATTCACCAGGAACGCATAATTATCTTCTGCAGTGTTTGTATCCCCTCGGGTTTCATATTCACTTGTTGTATTCGAGTACGAAAACCCTACCCCGGCAGGAG is a window from the Carya illinoinensis cultivar Pawnee chromosome 14, C.illinoinensisPawnee_v1, whole genome shotgun sequence genome containing:
- the LOC122294072 gene encoding N-terminal acetyltransferase A complex catalytic subunit NAA10-like; translated protein: MVCIRKATAYDLLDMQTCNHLCLPENYQMKYYLYHILTWPKLLYVAEDYKGHIVGYVLAKMKEESNECHGHITSLAVLRTHRKLGLATKLMHAAQNAMEQVYGAEYVSLHVRKSNRAAFNLYKETLGYKIHYVEAKYYEDGEDAYDMRKKLKGKQIHHHHDHGQHGHGHGHHHEHGGGCCSSAEAELSGKKEAKAM
- the LOC122294070 gene encoding F-box/WD-40 repeat-containing protein At3g52030; the encoded protein is MGPAPAGERSQSKRIKSEGGTTTIQSLDHDILCMIFAFLDFFDLVRCSVVCKFWNTIISKSKLLQIFYSKQQRDSMDFTNNSTYSERSLKMYLEKLAMKHHRLSLLEGMIDVDHWKGHSAGVDQCRMKMGLILTGVGDKVMRLWSLESYKCVEEYSASDTIPLVDFDFDESKIVGLVGTRICIWSRNGKRSIFPSSQGTFVKGLCMRYYDPEAVVGCEDGTARIFDIYSRKCSRIIRMHAGPVKCLCLSDDHLILSGSSLGSITISGISSDQRVATLRSTDSTGIRTLCYNASSHLVFAGSTAGYASCWDLRTMRSLWETRVSPNVVYSLQHLRNDTSTLVVGGIDGVLRILDQNTGQVLSSCVMEGNMLSISQNSLGAIGRKKGMRLSEDTCIDSIPRSDRPPITCLAVGMNKVVTTHNSRYIRLWKFKK
- the LOC122294068 gene encoding serine carboxypeptidase-like 40, coding for MEGSNRVILLLFCLVLSCFVAQTHGKQKEQGIPLFRNSGLKPKSSGALDTSLFEQETAANIRHIPQEGSKEGDKIGKLPGQPPVDFSQYGGYVTVNKVAGRALYYYFAEADDQHKASLPLLLWLNGGPGCSSLAYGAMQELGPFRVHSDGKTLFANRFAWNKAANVLFLESPAGVGFSYSNTTSEYETRGDTNTAEDNYAFLVNWLERFPEYKNRPFYIAGESYAGHYVPQLAHIILHHNKKATKAIINLKGIIIGNAVINEETDNRGMYDFLASHALVTDEDAYNVINLCDSSPNATTQSNQCIDSNDAINNAVSSLDIYNIYAPRCFSSNVTERPKKASILQFDPCSDNYVYFYLNRPDVQSALHANVTRLTHDWEACSDVISGWGDSPPTIIPLLQEFMANGLRVWVFSGDIDGRVPVTSTKYSIKKMNLPVKTAWHAWYLNGEVGGYTEVYKGDLTFATVREAGHQVPSYQPARGLSLISHFLNGTPLPNTARPT